In the genome of Lacerta agilis isolate rLacAgi1 chromosome 2, rLacAgi1.pri, whole genome shotgun sequence, one region contains:
- the LOC117041708 gene encoding three-prime repair exonuclease 1-like, whose protein sequence is MWPTSVTPSKPIETFVFMDLEATGLPPSQPKIAEMCLFAVPRHSLENPQYGNPCPKPLLPRLADKLSVCINPDKPFTPAASSITGLTNEAFAMNRKQTFNLHLLHMIAAFLRRQHPPICLVAHNGYGYDFPLLKAELSALGHLALDEIYCADTIKAMKALDSENNQLQQFAYQPSAPGSRKKYALRDLYFKFYREYPPNSHNAEGDVIALINIFQQRANDLMCWMDSNAMPFNSIRAMYKENKRYASFSKTPGNIQPLHSSHLQMQSRQRVAAATSRWPFAEDGKPADNNYIPLNNRSTDNFFIIPDEIKSVKGILILFLGLVVMWVAVKYPV, encoded by the coding sequence ATGTGGCCAACATCTGTGACTCCCTCCAAACCCATTGAGACATTTGTTTTTATGGACCTGGAAGCAACAGGCTTACCACCCTCGCAGCCTAAAATTGCAGAAATGTGCCTGTTTGCTGTGCCTAGACATTCCTTGGAGAATCCTCAATACGGCAATCCTTGCCCAAAACCTCTCTTACCACGTTTAGCAGATAAGCTGTCCGTTTGCATTAACCCAGACAAGCCATTCACCCCGGCGGCAAGTTCCATTACAGGACTGACAAATGAAGCGTTTGCCATGAACAGAAAGCAAACCTTTAACTTGCATCTTTTGCACATGATTGCAGCCTTCTTAAGACGGCAGCACCCACCAATCTGTTTGGTAGCACACAACGGCTATGGTTATGATTTTCCTTTGCTGAAAGCTGAACTCTCTGCGCTGGGTCACTTAGCCCTTGACGAAATCTATTGTGCAGATACTATTAAAGCCATGAAAGCCTTGGACAGCGAGAACAACCAGCTTCAGCAGTTTGCATACCAACCTAGCGCACCTGGCAGCAGGAAAAAATATGCTCTTCGTGACTTGTATTTTAAATTCTACAGAGAATATCCTCCGAACAGTCACAATGCAGAAGGAGATGTCATTGCGCTAATAAACATCTTTCAACAGCGTGCCAACGATCTTATGTGCTGGATGGATTCAAATGCAATGCCGTTTAATTCCATTAGAGCCATGTACAAGGAAAATAAGAGATATGCTTCCTTTTCAAAAACACCTGGGAACATTCAACCACTCCACTCCAGTCACTTACAAATGCAATCACGGCAAAGGGTAGCAGCAGCTACTTCACGCTGGCCTTTTGCAGAAGATGGTAAACCAGCAGATAATAATTATATTCCACTAAACAATAGAAGTACTGATAATTTTTTCATAATTCCTGATGAAATTAAGAGTGTTAAGGGTATTTTGATTCTGTTTCTTGGGCTAGTAGTCATGTGGGTTGCAGTTAAATACCCTGTTTAA